GAGATCAAATGACTAACCGAGGTAGAAATGGAattctaataaaaaatttacaCCCCATAAGTCAACCAGAGCCCAACTAAAACGgataactttagtcacacctctatatttactaaagacaccccaacttAAGTTGATCATCattgtaaaaatcagttgacggggtgtctttagtaaatatAAGAGTGTGATTACAGTTATCCAACTAAAATTTCATGTAGCTGTCCAAACCCACAGTTTTATTGGGCTTGTCATGACTCTATTCGGATTGTCAAAAATACCCGTATTTAACCGATTCTCGCATGACCCGCACCAAACCCCGTTAGAGCCTCTACTAATATAAAGTAGCAAGAAACAACATACCTGAGATCTTGCGAATTCCACAAGCCGAGATGGTCCGACAACCTTACCACCGCAATTTACAGATCTATGGGCGTCTTGCATATACCGCGAATAAACAACTATAAGAAAGGAGTGGCTTGTTATACGTTGCAAGTTGAAGTAGCCTTGCGATCCAGGTTGGAAATAAAGACCACctacaatatatacatacacacgtACATATACATAGAGTTAATTAACACCAATTAATCAATTAACGTAATATAAACCCCTACCAAAGATACTTTTTGAAAATTTACCATGTACCTTTGGAAAACACGACTGATTTCGTAGGAGATTCAGGCAACAAAGAACACACAAATTTGTCCGCTTCGGTCAGAACCTTTTGGGATGGCCTCGCAAGCTGTGAAAAGAGCAAGAAAACTTTCAGATTGTACACAAGTTCGTGTTCTTTAAATTTACTTATTCAAATATCAATTAAAGTTATAAGTGAATGGTTAATTACAGTACATTGGAAAGAAGAACATTAATGCCAGCATCTTTCGCGTCCCATCCAAATTGACCAGAGCTTAAGAAAACATTCGGCAAGGCATTTTGAACATAATTCCAATAGTATTGCGAACCAGTCGCTTTGTATAACCATGCTGCTCCCCATATCAATTCATCCTACGAGAAGGGGATTTCATCAtattatcaaagacgaatggttttttttttggctaaatAAGCAAATATATTCTAATAATGTATACCTCATAGCCATTGTAATCGCAATAAAATGGGCACGCCCCTTGTCCAACACTAGTATTATAAGATCCTCGATACTTATCAGCGAAATCGAAGACCTAAACAATccacaaaacataaaaagaaatttaaaattaGTTATAATATTAAGTTAAGTAGAAgcaagcaaatatatatatatatatacctgagCAGCTCTCTTAATTAAAACATAAGAATATTTAGGATTACTAGACTTGAAAGCCATGGAAGAGGCGGCTAGTGCCGCCGCCATCTCGCCGGCAAGCTCCGATCCAGGGTGTGTTTGATTAATAACATAAGTAACTCTTGAAGTGTCCATATCTTCCGGCCTCTCCCAACAGTTATGGTCCTTATAGGGATCACCAACCTGGGCTGCAATTTTATAGGGTACATTAGCAGTGGACTTATACAAGTAAGTTGAGCCCCACGAGACGGCGTCCAAGGCGTGGTTGATCTGGTCCGGGCCCATAGATTGGCCGAATTCAATCACACTCCAAGCCAACATAGTCGTTGTGAATGCCATGGGAAAGTGAAACTTGACGTTGTCCCCAGCATCATAGTAGCCCCCTACAAGATCCATCTATTCGAAATTTGCTTAGCAGAGGAATAAACCAATCAATATTCAATATATTGTTTTTATCAAGCCTGGACTCCATTAGTTTCAATAAGTTCAAATTAAGTGTTCACTCAAAATTCAAATACGGAGGATCTTACACCAACGTCAGAGCCATCTTTGAGAGCGGAGTCTTTTCTCCAGGTCAGGCGTTGTTGAAAGGGTAACTTGCCTGATCTCTGGCCTTCAAAGTACAATATACTCTTAGCCAGTGCGTCCCCGTAATCATGCGCAGCTAACACACACATCATCATCCCCATCAAATAACATAACAAAGTTAGTGCAATAATAGATTTTGCACCCATTATTCTTCTCTCTTAACCAAAAATttagaagaaaacaagaaatttgAATATATGGAGAATGTATTTGCGAGGATAGAGTACTGTTAGTTTCTGCCCAATTTATCAGTAAACACATAAACTTATAAGATCACCTTGCACCTATTTGTCATTATAAGCTGGAGCATATGGTCAAAGAGGTGGAAAATGTGAATAGAACATCAGATACAAAAGGACTCTTGATACAAAAGGAAGAAATTAAGCTGGCATGCACGTAAATCAAGCTGTATATTCTATCTTACTAATTATATGGTCGTTATTATATGCCCTGTAGCAGATGATCAAGGAAGGGAACATGCATGTGGCTAGATAGAGATGATTTCAAAATCAGATATAAAAGGAAAGGGTTAGGAAAAATatacaaaaggaaagaaaataaactGGGATGTACGTAAATCAAGCTGGTATATTCCTTCTTactacacaaacacacacacacatatatacatatatatatattcataagtCATATTCTGTTAAAGACAAATTGAATTTCATCAATAGAAAATTCAGTGCATGATAACCAACATGCATGGCAACATTAGTAATGTGTGAGACCCATATATACATCATACAGGATTCAATGGGTCGGCTGGTCTTTGAGTAAGCCAAAACTCCGGCATGTTGGTACATTTTACGTATGTGTTATAGGCTTTGAATACACTGAATCAGATATAGAATAATTATAGGCATCATTCATATATGGTCCTACAACTCTTGTCGATAGGATAGGATAGGTGATTAGCACAACCATCCGAGTAATAATTCAGACCCCAAAACTATGACCTCATTTTATCTCCAAATCTACGTGACATGTGAATAactattgattataaatacatatatagaaCCATTTAACATCCAATAGTCAATTTTTTGGTTTGGTCTTCAATTCGGAATACGGTTTTTAACACCCCTAagaaaaaataccaaaaatagttATAGTATGGAAGCAACTCATGAACGGTATATTTGTCTTCCAAAATTATAACGGTAATAAAAGTATTTATCCTTACCCGCTTGTCCAAAAGTAAATTCGTTTGGGCCAGCTGGGTCCAACCGAGGTTTTAGGAGGACGAAAAAATTAAGTAATACAAAGCCCAATACATTTTGGGCCAGAATTCAATAAGGCTCAGCTTTAGACCCAATAAACAGAACTGTTTAACACGGCATCGCTAATCGCTTCATGGCTCTTGGCTCATACGCAACACGCGCACTCTTGTCGTTCATGAGTTCTTCAGACACTCTTGTCGTTCATATCTCGCTCTTCTAGGGTTTCTCCGTTTTTTCTCCTCCACAATCTCGATGTTTTCTCCAATTCATGGACACACTCTGTTTATGCCGTCTCTTTCCTTCCGATTCTCTCATCACTCCATCTCCCTCCTCGAAGAACACGATGCGGTTGTAATCTCTCCGCGTTGGCAAGGAGAAGCGATGCGCGAGAGAATGATTTCGTAATCATCTTGTTCAAGCAGGGCGTCCGAGTCGACAATCATCCCGGCCTTGCAAACTATCACGCCGTGCTTCCTCTTTACGTCTTCAATCGCGGATTCTTTCTCGTGCGTATGCCTCTTCTTCTGCATtatatttctctattttgtctgtgtttatttttaggtttttcattgttgttcaatttttttaaggtttttcttTGCAGTCAATTCTATACCTCGAATTTGAACTTCTTTCTCTCATGGACACTCTCTTGCAcgcgctctctctctccttccgaTTCTCCTTTCTCTCTGTTTCCCTCCTCGGCGAACACGATGAGGTTGATCTCTTTTCTCGCCGTCGACGAGAGGCAATTTTAAGAATAATTCCTCAATTTTCTCGTTCAAGCAGGATCTCCGGCTCGAATGTAATCCTGGCTTTGTAGCCGTGCCTCCGAGTATCGGGCTGTGGTGTTCCGTTACGTCTTCGATCGCTGGATTCTTTCTAGTGTGTATGATTCTTCTGCTTTTTCTTATATTcctattttctctctttaatttttctcTGTAGGTCAATTGTTTTATGTTATTCTTTATCTTGCCTACACTAATCTCTTGTTGAAACCTACAATCTATACTCCCTTACTACTTTTATGGACACTCTCTGTTCATGACACTTCATGACCTATTATACGCGATCTCCGACATTCCAATTCTCTTATCAATCCTCCTCAATTCTTGAATAACACTATGCAGTTGTTTACTATCGACCCCCGGCAAGAAGAGGCTATGCTGATGCAGCTCCGTAATTCTCGGGTTCAAGTAGGATTTCCGTATCAGGCGTTGTAACTGCCCCAAGTTTCAGGCGGTGGTTCCTATCTACTTACAGGTCTTGCGTGCGCTTCTTCTGCCGTCTTATATccctatgtttttttttcctttctctttgcttgtttattttgttgcagTTCAATTGTTATCGAATTTTGTGTATATCACTGGTTTTTCCAGGCCAACCGAGTTTGAATCAAATACGTGGTCATTGAAATGAAACGGCATTGCACTTCTGGACTTGCAATTTATTGTTTGGAAAAGAACACTATAATGGCACAGAAATAGTTTCTAAAATTTATAATACAAGCATGCATATGTATTCTGAAAATTGAGTTGTGGGACTTGTGGCACAGTATTGTCTTATTGACTCGCTGTGTTTATTTAATGCTTGAAAATCTGAGAATTGCGAAAGAAAAGATTATCAGGCATTGCAAAATTATGACTAACTGCTTGCTAGTctagtttttcacttttttggcaTTTGAGCAATTTGCGCATAGGAAGTTGCTGATGAGTTGGCAACGTGCTTAGAATTTTCTTTTACGTGTGTAGTGTGCATTGAGTACTTTTGCTGGCTTCAGTTATATAATGAACTCCTTTAAATATTACAATCATGAGATGTATGTTCATTAACTACATAGATAAGTTCCTATGTTGTCATATGTTTGTTATCCTTAATTCCTTACAATATCCTTTCACTCATGAATTCTTTCTTCCCGTGGTAGAATCTCAGAATTGTATATGACGCCTATCGGGACTCTAAAGTCTTAACAGATGCTTTTGAAGCAAAATCAGGTTTATAACTTTAGGTACCACCCCTTTCTGACTTCTCTCCTTGTTCCATTCTGCATTTCAGTTGGCAACAACTTTCTGTTTACCAACTTGATGGTTCACAGTCTCTGTGCCTTGGAAAGCTGATGCCACAATCAATTGTAAAGACAAGGACCTCTTTCCTCTGCTGGAATGATTTATATCCATAGCTAAGGTGAGCATCCTCGTTTCCCGCTTGATGAAGATCCCTTTTATTATAACATGGGATTTATAGTTATTTTGTCTCATGGAGACGGTTTTGTGGAAGGCACACACCTTCTTTCCTGGCAAGGTTCACCTAGGACTAGGAGAGTGCCTTGATGTGAGGTGTCGGGTCcaccccacacacacacacacacacacaca
This sequence is a window from Tripterygium wilfordii isolate XIE 37 chromosome 8, ASM1340144v1, whole genome shotgun sequence. Protein-coding genes within it:
- the LOC120004198 gene encoding endoglucanase 8-like, with protein sequence MGAKSIIALTLLCYLMGMMMCVLAAHDYGDALAKSILYFEGQRSGKLPFQQRLTWRKDSALKDGSDVGMDLVGGYYDAGDNVKFHFPMAFTTTMLAWSVIEFGQSMGPDQINHALDAVSWGSTYLYKSTANVPYKIAAQVGDPYKDHNCWERPEDMDTSRVTYVINQTHPGSELAGEMAAALAASSMAFKSSNPKYSYVLIKRAAQVFDFADKYRGSYNTSVGQGACPFYCDYNGYEDELIWGAAWLYKATGSQYYWNYVQNALPNVFLSSGQFGWDAKDAGINVLLSNLARPSQKVLTEADKFVCSLLPESPTKSVVFSKGGLYFQPGSQGYFNLQRITSHSFLIVVYSRYMQDAHRSVNCGGKVVGPSRLVEFARSQVDYILGSNPLGMSYMVGYGNKFPRRIHHRGSSLPSIVNHPQHIVCKAGTPYFQSKNPNPNILTGAIVGGPDMNDQYADDRTNAGQSEPSTYYVAPFVGVLAFFKGLKG